Proteins encoded by one window of Nasonia vitripennis strain AsymCx chromosome 5, Nvit_psr_1.1, whole genome shotgun sequence:
- the LOC100680232 gene encoding trichohyalin, with product MDSAKRTTTTTTCSPVNGSILNGGQHQRRSIRDEELARLEAEIKKAYVLKALHAQLAEQEADRLAAEAQARIEHEVARCRSDAEHEQRQRARELELKKRTDELKQTLDRQVEEKREERCLLEEEERKERRLLMQLDRIREEKDQMERFRRREELAEQELLQRLVQQEIRAIERSKLKEREALEELRNENYARELGERSEKLKKLQLNARKRREEAIEKVAKMLLELQAERSERRRLMSDLMLEEVKIDVELEAREAELRRRQKMRDYAEGLQEQIRFEEECRRRFLEREREFAEAVMVKVMQSETMERLTAEVRRRRRLEYREELERLMRQREQARLEELARLRVAFEEERKAELAEKEEARKARLILLEQHMDNVADFMSRKSLYERERGVVEESRKKK from the coding sequence ATGGACTCGGCAaaaaggacgacgacgacgactacgtgCAGTCCGGTGAACGGCTCGATACTAAACGGTGGCCAGCATCAACGGCGCTCGATTCGCGACGAGGAGCTCGCTCGTCTAGAGGCCGAGATCAAGAAGGCGTACGTGCTCAAGGCGCTGCACGCGCAATTGGCCGAGCAGGAGGCTGACCGTTTGGCCGCGGAGGCCCAGGCGAGAATCGAGCACGAGGTGGCGCGTTGTCGGTCCGACGCCGAGCACGAGCAGCGACAGCGGGCTCGAGAACTGGAACTGAAGAAGCGCACGGACGAGCTGAAGCAGACGCTGGATCGGCAGGTCGAGGAGAAACGTGAGGAGCGATGTTTGCTAGAGGAGGAGGAGCGCAAGGAGCGCAGGCTGCTGATGCAGCTCGATCGAATTCGCGAGGAGAAGGACCAGATGGAGAGGTTCAGGAGAAGAGAGGAACTGGCCGAGCAGGAGCTGCTGCAGAGACTGGTGCAGCAGGAGATTCGCGCCATAGAGAGGAGCAAGCTGAAGGAACGGGAAGCTCTGGAGGAGCTGAGGAACGAGAACTACGCACGGGAGCTCGGGGAGAGGTCCGAGAAGCTGAAGAAGCTCCAGCTGAATGCTCGGAAGAGGAGGGAGGAGGCCATAGAGAAGGTCGCGAAGATGCTGCTGGAGCTGCAGGCCGAGCGGAGCGAACGCCGCCGTCTCATGTCGGACCTGATGCTCGAGGAGGTGAAGATCGACGTGGAGCTCGAGGCGCGCGAGGCCGAGCTCAGAAGGCGGCAGAAGATGCGCGACTACGCCGAGGGCCTCCAGGAGCAGATCCGCTTCGAGGAGGAGTGTCGCAGGCGCTTCCTCGAGCGGGAACGAGAGTTCGCCGAGGCCGTGATGGTCAAGGTCATGCAGTCGGAGACCATGGAGCGGCTCACGGCCGAGGTGAGGAGACGACGCCGACTGGAGTACCGCGAGGAGCTGGAGCGCCTCATGCGGCAACGGGAGCAAGCCAGACTGGAGGAACTGGCCAGACTTCGCGTCGCCTTCGAGGAGGAGCGCAAGGCGGAACTGGCTGAGAAGGAGGAGGCCAGGAAGGCCAGGCTGATCCTGCTGGAACAGCACATGGACAACGTCGCCGATTTCATGAGCCGGAAATCCCTGTACGAGCGGGAGAGGGGCGTCGTCGAGGAGTCGCGCAAGAAGAAGTAG